GGCTTTCAGACTAATGATATTAGCTTCTACACTTTTGTTTATAGTTTTATTTAGTTCAGGTTCAGAATCACCTACTTATATTATTGCGGTTGCTGGAGTTATGATATGGTTTGTAATACAAAAAAATCAAACCTTTACCACAATGGCTCTTATGCTTTTCGTAATGGTATTGACTTGTTTTAGCTTTTCAGATTTATTTCCGAGGTCTATAAAAGAAGATTATGTTATTAAGTATTCTCTAAAAGCATTGCCTTGTTGTTTAGTTTGGTTTAGAATACTTTATGAATTATTGGTAAAAGATTTTGAAAAAGATTATTCATTAACCTAGTATTGTATTTATTCTATGAAAACTATTTCTATTGTCATACCAGCACATAATGAGGAGAATAACATTAGACCTATATGTGCAGAGATAAAAAAAGTGATGGAAGGCATACCTGATTATGACTTTGAAATTATCTTTGTAAATGATGGGAGTAGAGATGGCACTCAACGAGTTTTAGAGGAAGCTTCTAAAGAAATAAAAGAAGTTAAATACATTGAATTTTCAAGGAACTTTGGACATCAATGTGCTGTAAAGGCGGGAATGGATTTTGCCAAAGGAAATGCCGTTGTTTCTATGGATGCGGATATGCAGCATCCTCCCAGATTGATTCCCAAAATGATAAAAAAATGGGAAGAAGGCTATGATATAGTTTATACCATAAGAGCTTATCCTAAAGAAATTTCTTTTTTCAAAAAAACAACTTCCAAATGGTTTTATAACTTTTTATCCAAAATATCGGATATTGATTTAACTAAAGGTGGTGGTTCTGATTTCAGATTGATGGACGCTTCCGTTATTGATATTATCCGAAATGTAAAAGAAGAGGATCTTTTTTTAAGAGGGTGGACGAATTGGGTTGGTTTTAAACAAACGGGCGTAAGTTTTGTTGCAGCTGAAAGATTATCAGGAGAGAGCAGCTACAATCTAAAGAAAATGATTAGTTTCGCGTTTACAGGAATAACATCATTTAGTATAAAACCGCTTTATTTGGCGGCTTATTTAGGTTTTTTCTTTTCCATATTGGCGGTATTCATTTATATACCTTATGTGGTGTATGCATTTTGGTCAGATACGGAAATCTCTGGTTGGGCATCTCTAATTATGACAATGGTCTTTTTTGGTGGGGTTCAGCTTATTATTCTTGGAATAATGGGGATTTATCTAGGGAAGATTTTTAAACAAGTTAAAGAACGCCCCAATTATATTATTAGAACAAAAAACTTTTAAACTAAATGGTTCTACTCTCGTTTGATATAGAAGAATTTGATATGCCCCTAGAATACCAAGGGGATATCCCTTTTGAGGAACAACTAAAAGTATCTCAAGAGGGGTTAAAGAACATATTGAAAATATTAAAAAAGCATCAAATAAAGGCGACTTTTTTTTCTACAGTAGTTTTCGCAGAAAATAGTCAGGATTTAATTCATCAGTTACTATCAGAAGGACACGAACTTGCCTCACACACTTGGCACCATTCAAAATTTGAAGATGCCGATTTAAAAAAATCAAAAGAGCATCTTAGTTCTTTATTTAACACACAAGTGGTAGGACTAAGAATGCCTAGAATGCAACCTGTTAAAGAGGAAGAAGTAAGTAAAGCAGGGTATTTATACAATTCTTCTATCAACCCTACCTTTTTGCCAGGAAGATATAACAATTTACATATTTCTAAAACATACTTTAAAGAAAATAATGTTTGGCAAATACCAGCCTCTGTTTCTTTATTAAGAGTACCTTTGTTTTGGCTTAGTTTTCATAATTTCCCAATATTTATATACAAACTACTGGCTAAATTTACTTTAAAAAGAGATGGTTATCTTAATATCTATTTCCATCCTTGGGAATTTTCTAACATTAGTAAAAAAAGTTACAAACTACCGTCCTATACTACCAAAAATATAGGAGAACTTATGGTAAAAAGATTTGATAATTTTGTATCTTGGTTAAAGAACAAGGGTGAAACATTTGTAACTTATAAAGAATTTTTAGCTGAAAAAACAAAATAATTATTATGAAAATAGCCTTCGATGCCAAAAGATTTTTTCATAATACCTCAGGTCTAGGGAATTATTCTAGAGATTTGGTAAGGATTTTAGCTTCAGAATTTTCGCAATACCAATACTATCTTCTAGCTGAAAAAATAAGTGAAAGAGGAAAAGATATTTTAACATTACCCAATGTTAC
This Riemerella anatipestifer DNA region includes the following protein-coding sequences:
- a CDS encoding glycosyltransferase, producing MKTISIVIPAHNEENNIRPICAEIKKVMEGIPDYDFEIIFVNDGSRDGTQRVLEEASKEIKEVKYIEFSRNFGHQCAVKAGMDFAKGNAVVSMDADMQHPPRLIPKMIKKWEEGYDIVYTIRAYPKEISFFKKTTSKWFYNFLSKISDIDLTKGGGSDFRLMDASVIDIIRNVKEEDLFLRGWTNWVGFKQTGVSFVAAERLSGESSYNLKKMISFAFTGITSFSIKPLYLAAYLGFFFSILAVFIYIPYVVYAFWSDTEISGWASLIMTMVFFGGVQLIILGIMGIYLGKIFKQVKERPNYIIRTKNF
- a CDS encoding polysaccharide deacetylase family protein — its product is MVLLSFDIEEFDMPLEYQGDIPFEEQLKVSQEGLKNILKILKKHQIKATFFSTVVFAENSQDLIHQLLSEGHELASHTWHHSKFEDADLKKSKEHLSSLFNTQVVGLRMPRMQPVKEEEVSKAGYLYNSSINPTFLPGRYNNLHISKTYFKENNVWQIPASVSLLRVPLFWLSFHNFPIFIYKLLAKFTLKRDGYLNIYFHPWEFSNISKKSYKLPSYTTKNIGELMVKRFDNFVSWLKNKGETFVTYKEFLAEKTK